The Apium graveolens cultivar Ventura chromosome 6, ASM990537v1, whole genome shotgun sequence genome contains a region encoding:
- the LOC141668322 gene encoding AAA-ATPase At2g46620-like has translation MNENLQENPFYHKVSNYVNSLSSSIQDSDVTNLFSSSSSSDDIILCLDDNQIVHDRFLGARISWKNQVLVEDDFQKKKSFVLKMKNKDKSRILQSYLQHIHTVSDEIEERCRRELKLFINTQSHQHRRWRCAPLAHPATLDTIVMDSDLKTKIMSDLESFLRSKEYYHQLGRVWKRSYLLYGPSGTGKSSFVAAMAKSLNYDVYEVDLSNVSDDSDLKMLLVQTKPKSLIVVEDLDRFLNDNSTSSVSLSGLLNFMDGIVSSCCGDEKIMLFTMNYKELIDPPVLRPGRVDVHIYFPLCDFNMFMTLADSYLGVKDHKLFPHVEEIFEMTGATMSPAEIAELMVMNRSSPSRAFKSVMTALQINKAKMGRWVSESGDQSESSTPGILNWKDVSSPAIKEIRKFYGVLSAKMGDHN, from the coding sequence ATGAATGAAAATCTTCAGGAAAATCCATTTTACCACAAGGTTTCAAATTATGTTAACTCTCTATCATCGTCAATTCAGGACTCAGATGTCACCAATTTATTCTCCTCGTCCTCGTCCTCCGACGATATCATCTTGTGTTTGGATGATAATCAGATTGTCCACGACAGGTTTCTCGGTGCCAGAATATCCTGGAAAAATCAAGTACTAGTTGAAGATGATTTTCAGAAAAAGAAGAGTTTTGTTTTAAAGATGAAAAACAAGGACAAAAGTAGAATTCTCCAATCTTATCTTCAACATATTCACACGGTCTCCGACGAAATCGAAGAGAGGTGTAGGAGAGAGCTTAAGCTATTCATCAACACCCAATCGCATCAGCATCGACGATGGAGATGTGCCCCCTTGGCTCATCCAGCCACCCTGGATACAATTGTAATGGATTCAGATCTCAAGACCAAAATTATGTCCGATCTCGAGTCATTTCTACGATCCAAAGAATATTATCACCAACTAGGCCGTGTTTGGAAACGAAGTTATCTTCTGTACGGGCCTTCTGGTACAGGAAAATCTAGTTTCGTCGCTGCTATGGCCAAATCATTGAATTACGATGTCTACGAGGTCGATCTCTCTAATGTTTCTGACGATTCTGATCTCAAAATGCTTCTAGTACAAACCAAACCAAAGTCATTGATTGTGGTTGAAGATCTGGACCGGTTCTTAAACGATAATTCTACTTCATCAGTGAGTTTATCTGGTTTGCTAAATTTCATGGACGGAATAGTAAGTTCGTGTTGCGGGGATGAGAAAATAATGTTATTTACGATGAACTATAAAGAATTAATTGATCCACCGGTGTTGAGACCTGGACGAGTGGATGTTCATATATATTTTCCACTTTGTGATTTTAATATGTTTATGACTTTAGCCGATAGCTATTTGGGAGTAAAAGATCATAAATTGTTTCCACATGTAGAGGAAATATTTGAGATGACAGGTGCAACGATGAGTCCAGCGGAGATAGCAGAGCTGATGGTGATGAACCGGAGTTCGCCTAGCAGGGCGTTCAAGTCTGTGATGACTGCTTTGCAAATCAACAAAGCTAAGATGGGAAGGTGGGTGAGTGAGAGTGGTGATCAGTCTGAAAGCAGCACCCCTGGTATATTGAATTGGAAAGATGTTAGTTCCCCCGCAATCAAAGAAATTCGAAAATTTTACGGCGTACTGAGCGCCAAAATGGGGGATCATAATTAA
- the LOC141664094 gene encoding aluminum-activated malate transporter 10-like: MTNGKELPSTLEWRVHAADGAVEILLVQESGTSFWRLFRWMHGLVVAFLIKLWTFFIKAWNIGVTDPRKFIHCLKVGTALSLVSLFYYMTTLYEGVGGNAMWAVMTVVVVFEYSIGATLYKCVNRATGTLLAGSLGFGVHWIAIQCGQNIQPIILEISVFLLAAAATFSRFIPTVKARFDYGALVFILTFCLVSISGYRVDQLFRMAHHRLLTVALGASICIITSMLVCPIWAGQELHSLINRNLEILSESLDECITDFFANKDVRNVSNGYSNNINQAYKCVLNSKGSEESMANFARWEPAHGDFKFRHPWKQYLKVGAAIRSCAYCIETLNGCINSDIRAPETLKNHLKDMCVRLSSYSSNVTKELAIIMKTMTKSSSIHISIGQMNIAVHELQDALKNVPNQVVVQILQASNDGMKGETTNTRPLLEILPLATVASLLVEMAARIEVIVEEVEQLADQAEFRLACSNSKSKESQPIA; the protein is encoded by the exons ATGACTAATGGTAAAGAGCTTCCCAGCACATTAGAGTGGAGAGTACATGCAGCTGATGGGGCGGTGGAAATATTATTAGTGCAAGAATCAGGGACAAGCTTTTGGAGATTGTTTAGATGGATGCACGGTTTAGTTGTGGCATTTTTAATCAAACTTTGGACATTTTTTATCAAGGCTTGGAATATAGGAGTTACTGATCCTAGAAAGTTTATCCACTGCCTCAAAGTAGGAACAGCTCTTTCTCTTGTTTCGCTCTTCTATTACATGACAACTTTATATGAAGGCGTCGGAGGAAATGCTATGTGGGCAGTTATGACTGTTGTCGTAGTTTTCGAATACAGTATTG GTGCAACACTATATAAATGTGTTAACAGAGCAACCGGAACTCTTCTAGCAGGATCTCTTGGCTTTGGTGTTCATTGGATAGCAATACAATGTGGCCAAAATATTCAACCTATAATTCTTGAAATATCAGTTTTCCTACTAG CTGCAGCAGCCACCTTTTCTCGATTCATTCCTACAGTTAAAGCTCGATTTGATTATGGTGCCCTGGTCTTCATCCTCACTTTCTGCCTTGTCTCGATATCAGGATACCGTGTTGATCAGTTATTTAGAATGGCTCACCACAGGTTACTAACAGTTGCCCTTGGAGCCTCCATATGCATCATCACAAGCATGCTTGTTTGCCCTATTTGGGCTGGTCAAGAACTTCATTCTCTTATCAACCGTAACCTGGAAATTTTATCTGAATCACTGGATGAATGTATCACAGACTTCTTTGCAAATAAAGATGTTAGAAATGTCAGCAATGGATATTCTAACAACATAAACCAGGCATACAAatgtgtactaaattcaaaagGATCAGAAGAATCAATG GCCAATTTCGCTAGATGGGAACCTGCACACGGTGACTTCAAATTTCGACATCCATGGAAACAGTATCTTAAGGTTGGGGCTGCAATACGCAGTTGTGCTTATTGCATTGAGACTCTAAATGGTTGCATCAACTCGGATATTAGG GCACCGGAGACTTTAAAGAATCATTTGAAAGATATGTGTGTTAGGTTGAGTTCTTACTCGTCCAATGTCACAAAAGAATTGGCAATTATAATGAAAACTATGACAAAATCATCAAGCATACATATATCAATTGGACAGATGAACATTGCTGTACATGAACTTCAAGATGCACTAAAGAATGTTCCTAATCAAGTAGTAGTACAGATACTTCAAGCTTCCAATGATGGCATGAAGGGAGAAACAACCAACACAAGACCTCTCCTGGAGATTCTTCCTCTGGCAACAGTGGCATCATTGCTAGTCGAAATGGCAGCAAGAATTGAAGTGATTGTCGAAGAAGTGGAGCAGCTAGCAGATCAAGCGGAGTTCAGGTTAGCCTGCAGCAACAGTAAATCTAAAGAAAGTCAGCCGATTGCATAG